One region of Phragmites australis chromosome 18, lpPhrAust1.1, whole genome shotgun sequence genomic DNA includes:
- the LOC133898653 gene encoding putative F-box/LRR-repeat protein 23 has protein sequence MPSSSGRDGNAGFPLPPPTQPHGTREWAALPCDVIWDIFCRLRHVDILRGAGLACASWRRVAVDEPTLWRSIDLAFDEDDRIDDQALVVRLAMGCAAVDRSAGRCESFRGPANRHLLAYLAASAPSLRRLHVTAAWCVPEAFVDRVITKLPMLERLALSAGLISLSTMRALLKHCPCLELLDAGDCWFDRAMGYKLWRRCCRKIKVLSLPRMVCNYCFCRICYTENHRGRR, from the exons ATGCCTTCGTCCTCCGGCCGCGACGGCAATGCCGgctttcctcttcctccaccaACACAGCCACATGGGACGCGAGAATGGGCAGCGCTGCCGTGCGACGTCATATGGGACATCTTCTGCCGGCTCCGACACGTCGACATCCTCCGCGGCGCGGGGCTCGCGTGCGCGTCGTGGCGTCGCGTCGCGGTCGACGAGCCCACGCTATGGCGGAGCATCGACCTCGCCTTTGACGAGGACGACCGCATCGACGATCAAGCGTTAGTGGTACGGCTGGCAATGGGATGCGCCGCCGTGGACCGCAGCGCCGGCAGGTGCGAGTCTTTCCGCGGCCCCGCCAATCGCCACCTTCTGGCCTACCTCGCCGCCAG CGCACCGTCGCTGAGGAGGCTCCACGTGACGGCGGCCTGGTGCGTGCCCGAGGCGTTCGTCGACAGGGTGATCACGAAGCTCCCGATGCTGGAGCGCCTCGCGCTGTCGGCCGGGCTCATCTCGTTGTCCACGATGCGCGCGCTCCTCAAACACTGCCCCTGCCTCGAGCTGCTCGACGCCGGCGACTGCTGGTTCGACCGAGCCATGGGGTACAAGCTGTGGCGGAGGTGCTGTAGGAAGATTAAGGTTCTCAGTCTGCCAAGGATGGTCTGCAACTATTGCTTCTGCAGGATATGCTATACTGAGAATCACAGAGGAAGAAGATAG